One genomic window of Arcobacter sp. CECT 8986 includes the following:
- a CDS encoding tyrosine-type recombinase/integrase has product MGKYKGISTKKMKDGSIAVMARFKHNGITYPIKNLTKLHGCKTEKEGFEKLNEIKLLLSQDKDPFSTSNGTLNNLFETMIELNEKNGVWAESTIKNQKYFYYKHISSVIGKMKIEKIKYENIMSILNTFKHHQTSAKNQVINVLRPIFKEEYKKGTILKNVMLDIDKIKGTVQKEDLTKRTNHNYTEIVRGLYNAIPLYDQAHKDNIKQHQMFLYMLLLTTHRYGELNQLEKKHCDIKNKKIVAPKTITKSKRDYHYPIPDECLDFIKNAPEGKLFNVPRGGTAGRVFHRLLMKAKIETIDSHSMSMHDTRKLMLSIMVSKLGIDSRLADYCLEHKQQGTIKHYLEFTYEDKVGAYKKYWSYVRNEIIPENEVETLVEIKNKDNNSSNLEKIKELVDLLKNGYITKEQFEIERDKLY; this is encoded by the coding sequence ATGGGAAAATACAAAGGTATATCAACTAAAAAAATGAAAGATGGTTCTATTGCTGTAATGGCAAGATTTAAACATAATGGAATTACTTATCCAATAAAAAACTTAACAAAACTTCATGGATGTAAAACAGAGAAAGAAGGTTTTGAAAAATTAAATGAAATTAAACTTCTTTTATCACAAGATAAAGATCCTTTTTCAACTTCAAATGGCACTCTTAATAATTTATTTGAAACAATGATTGAATTAAATGAAAAGAATGGAGTTTGGGCTGAATCAACTATAAAAAATCAAAAATATTTTTATTACAAGCATATTTCATCAGTAATTGGTAAAATGAAAATAGAAAAGATAAAGTATGAAAATATTATGTCTATTTTAAACACTTTCAAACACCATCAAACTTCTGCAAAAAATCAAGTTATAAATGTATTAAGACCAATTTTTAAAGAAGAATATAAAAAAGGAACTATTCTAAAAAATGTTATGTTAGATATTGATAAGATTAAGGGAACTGTTCAAAAAGAAGACTTAACAAAAAGAACTAATCATAATTATACTGAAATAGTAAGAGGTTTATATAATGCAATACCTCTTTATGACCAAGCACATAAAGATAATATAAAACAACATCAAATGTTTTTATATATGTTATTATTGACTACACACAGATATGGTGAATTAAATCAATTAGAAAAAAAGCACTGTGATATAAAAAATAAGAAAATTGTAGCACCAAAGACAATTACAAAATCAAAAAGAGATTACCATTATCCTATACCTGATGAGTGTTTAGATTTTATTAAAAATGCACCTGAAGGAAAACTTTTTAATGTCCCTAGGGGAGGAACAGCAGGTAGGGTTTTTCATAGATTACTAATGAAAGCTAAGATTGAAACAATAGATAGTCATAGTATGTCAATGCATGACACTAGAAAACTTATGTTGTCAATAATGGTTTCAAAACTTGGAATTGATAGTAGATTAGCAGATTACTGTTTAGAACATAAACAACAAGGAACAATTAAACATTATCTTGAATTTACATATGAAGATAAGGTTGGAGCTTATAAAAAATATTGGAGTTATGTTAGAAATGAAATAATTCCAGAAAATGAAGTTGAAACATTAGTTGAGATAAAAAATAAAGATAATAATAGTTCTAACCTTGAAAAAATAAAAGAGTTAGTTGATTTATTAAAAAATGGATATATAACCAAAGAACAATTTGAAATAGAAAGAGATAAATTATATTGA
- a CDS encoding restriction endonuclease subunit S, with product MINNLPNGWKVEKLEKLCSFINGFAFKSSDYVDNSNTVSIRMSNIRPNASFDYTHNIRYLPDNFAEKYSQYILKDGDIIVAMTDMGQTMNILGVPTIVRKDINQNINFLLNQRVGKLFNFDKDIVLVDYIKLFMATDYIHNFYKQLGGGGLQINLSKKDLLSAPILIPPFQQQEKIVKVLDLTSNLIEKQKELLKKYDLFLKSKFIEMFGDPIKNPMGWETEKLGKLADWKGGGTPSRKKPEYFDGDIPWITTISLGKIYINEEDAVEFITNEAVDNSATKIIPKNSIIIGTRVGVGKVSINKSELCTNQDIMSMTNISTNLSNIFLYFFINYYNDFLKSQQRGATIQGITGPVLKDLDTILPPIELQNKFASIVEKIETIKEKENQKLKQLEDLHYSLMQKAFKGEIQ from the coding sequence ATGATAAATAATCTTCCAAATGGTTGGAAAGTTGAAAAGTTAGAGAAATTGTGTAGTTTTATAAATGGATTTGCATTCAAATCAAGTGATTATGTAGATAATTCAAATACAGTTAGTATTAGAATGAGTAATATAAGACCTAATGCAAGTTTTGACTATACCCATAATATTAGATATTTACCAGATAACTTTGCTGAAAAATATAGTCAATATATTTTAAAAGATGGAGATATAATTGTTGCAATGACTGATATGGGTCAAACTATGAATATCTTAGGTGTTCCTACAATTGTTAGAAAAGATATAAATCAAAATATAAACTTTTTATTAAATCAAAGGGTAGGAAAACTTTTTAATTTTGATAAAGATATTGTTTTAGTAGATTATATAAAATTATTTATGGCAACAGATTATATTCATAATTTTTATAAACAATTAGGTGGAGGTGGATTACAGATAAATTTATCAAAAAAAGATTTACTTTCTGCACCAATTTTAATCCCACCATTTCAACAACAAGAAAAAATAGTAAAAGTTCTTGATTTAACTTCAAATCTAATAGAAAAACAAAAAGAACTTTTAAAAAAATATGATTTATTTTTAAAATCAAAGTTTATTGAAATGTTTGGAGACCCAATTAAAAACCCTATGGGGTGGGAAACTGAAAAATTAGGTAAATTAGCTGATTGGAAAGGTGGAGGAACACCTTCAAGAAAAAAACCTGAATATTTTGATGGAGATATTCCTTGGATTACTACAATTTCATTAGGAAAAATTTACATAAATGAAGAAGATGCAGTTGAATTTATTACAAATGAAGCAGTAGATAATAGTGCTACTAAAATTATTCCTAAAAACTCTATTATAATTGGAACAAGGGTAGGAGTAGGAAAAGTATCAATAAATAAATCAGAACTTTGCACTAATCAAGATATTATGTCAATGACAAATATATCAACTAACTTATCAAACATATTTTTATATTTCTTTATAAATTATTACAATGATTTTCTAAAATCACAACAAAGAGGTGCTACAATTCAAGGTATTACTGGACCAGTATTAAAAGATTTAGATACTATTTTACCACCCATAGAACTACAAAATAAATTTGCTTCAATAGTTGAAAAAATTGAAACTATAAAAGAAAAAGAAAATCAAAAACTAAAACAACTAGAAGATTTACATTACTCTTTAATGCAAAAAGCTTTCAAAGGAGAAATTCAATAA
- a CDS encoding type I restriction endonuclease subunit R yields the protein MTEAQTRFDLIDIELNNSGWNINDTLKVIQEYEIELDDNLPAFFDKTKRYVDYVLLNKTGHIIAVVEAKRDNKAVQSAKTQAEYYARRIKNKQGFAPFIYITNGNEIEFWDSENGVPRKVLSYHSLEDLETYRKRNENNIVLSPELLNKNIAGRHYQVEAITRTLEKLNDKHRSILWVMATGTGKTRTIISLVDILLREGFVKRVLFLADRRELARQAMDNFKEHLPNQSRQRIETETFEKDKRLYVSTYQTMMSLLKKTDISQGFFDLVVADESHRSIYNYYGQLFLKFDALKLGLTATPVDFIDRDTFRFFGTDKGNPTFAYTYEQAIEDNYLCPYEVMNIKTKFQDKGIRFNQLSKEEQEKLKNSGFSEEDIDFEGTTIEKAVINDDTNRKILTTFMDNCYKHPITNLPAKTIIFAVSKQHAYRLEKLFNELFPQYHSKVAKVIVSELNNTEELIKEFRDVDSGFNIAISVDMLDTGIDVPSIMNLVFAKPVFSRAKFWQMIGRGTRLYDEVFTKEKFVIFDFWGNFEYFNDKPEGFEPKEQISLNRKIFNENIQLLKNLDNEEFEYVKEEIREQINSLPKEDFFIKSKATLLSNVNEDFYNNLKSNLLALGNISELIDRIEVKEPQELQFRVKVKKLQNVKIKKDTKLIEKYINSILNDIERVRVNKSLSIVKDNLELLDKCSDGKYWFEIDFNTTNEITDILAPLMKYKSKNEVQVVHFDLEDAISTITDIEINHPSVNIKEYEKSLLETLQKIINQSQTLQKLFIGAPLNNEDIENLKNDLIEQGLDTEQLCKIFDCKSNDMVEILSNIINKKEYKLPFLLDKFIETHTLNSNQIEFIKAIKHYIKEKHNITRKDLMQNPFTKYHKMGILGMFKGSLMNELVEIIDDKETAV from the coding sequence ATGACAGAAGCACAAACAAGATTTGATTTAATAGACATAGAACTAAATAATAGTGGTTGGAATATAAATGATACTCTAAAAGTAATTCAAGAGTATGAAATAGAATTAGATGACAACTTACCTGCATTTTTTGATAAAACAAAAAGATATGTTGATTATGTATTATTAAATAAAACTGGACATATAATTGCTGTTGTTGAAGCTAAAAGAGATAATAAAGCTGTCCAAAGTGCTAAAACACAAGCTGAATATTATGCAAGAAGAATTAAAAACAAACAAGGTTTTGCACCATTTATTTATATTACAAATGGAAATGAAATAGAATTTTGGGATAGTGAAAATGGTGTTCCAAGAAAAGTTCTATCTTACCACTCACTTGAAGATTTAGAAACTTATAGAAAAAGAAATGAAAACAATATAGTCTTATCACCTGAATTACTAAATAAAAATATTGCAGGAAGACATTATCAAGTTGAAGCTATTACAAGAACTCTTGAAAAGTTAAATGATAAACATAGAAGTATATTATGGGTTATGGCAACTGGAACTGGTAAAACAAGAACTATTATATCATTGGTAGATATTTTATTAAGAGAAGGTTTTGTAAAAAGAGTTTTATTTTTAGCAGATAGAAGAGAATTAGCAAGACAAGCTATGGATAACTTCAAAGAACATTTACCTAACCAATCAAGACAAAGAATTGAAACAGAAACTTTTGAAAAAGATAAAAGGTTATATGTATCAACTTATCAAACTATGATGTCATTACTTAAAAAAACAGATATTAGTCAAGGTTTCTTTGATTTAGTAGTTGCAGATGAAAGTCATAGAAGTATTTATAACTATTATGGGCAACTATTTTTAAAATTTGATGCTTTAAAACTTGGACTTACAGCTACACCAGTTGATTTTATTGATAGAGATACTTTTAGGTTCTTTGGAACTGATAAAGGTAATCCAACTTTTGCATATACTTATGAACAAGCTATTGAAGATAACTATTTATGTCCTTATGAAGTAATGAATATAAAAACAAAATTTCAAGACAAGGGAATTAGGTTTAATCAATTATCAAAAGAGGAACAAGAGAAGTTAAAAAATAGTGGTTTTAGTGAAGAAGATATTGATTTTGAAGGAACTACTATTGAAAAAGCAGTTATCAATGATGATACTAATAGAAAAATCCTAACTACTTTTATGGATAACTGTTATAAACACCCAATAACAAACCTACCTGCAAAAACAATTATATTTGCTGTAAGTAAGCAACATGCTTATAGATTAGAAAAACTATTTAATGAACTATTCCCTCAATATCATTCAAAAGTAGCAAAGGTTATAGTATCTGAACTAAACAATACAGAAGAACTAATCAAAGAGTTTAGAGATGTAGATAGTGGTTTTAATATTGCTATTTCTGTTGATATGTTAGATACTGGTATTGATGTTCCTTCTATTATGAATTTAGTATTTGCTAAACCTGTGTTTAGTAGAGCTAAGTTTTGGCAAATGATAGGAAGAGGAACAAGACTATATGATGAAGTTTTCACAAAAGAAAAATTTGTAATATTTGATTTTTGGGGTAATTTTGAATACTTCAATGATAAGCCAGAAGGTTTTGAACCAAAAGAACAAATTTCTTTAAATAGAAAAATATTTAATGAAAATATACAACTACTTAAAAACTTAGATAATGAAGAGTTTGAATATGTAAAAGAAGAGATAAGAGAACAAATAAACTCTTTACCCAAAGAAGACTTCTTTATCAAATCAAAAGCAACACTTTTATCAAATGTAAATGAAGATTTTTACAATAATCTAAAATCAAACCTTTTAGCACTTGGAAACATATCTGAACTAATTGATAGAATAGAAGTAAAAGAACCACAAGAATTACAATTTAGAGTAAAGGTTAAAAAACTTCAAAATGTAAAAATCAAAAAAGATACAAAACTAATTGAAAAATATATCAACTCTATTTTAAATGATATAGAAAGAGTTAGAGTAAATAAATCACTTTCAATAGTAAAAGATAATTTAGAACTATTAGATAAATGTAGTGATGGTAAGTATTGGTTTGAAATAGATTTTAATACTACAAATGAGATAACAGATATTTTAGCTCCTTTAATGAAATACAAATCAAAAAATGAAGTTCAAGTTGTTCATTTTGATTTAGAAGATGCAATTTCAACTATTACGGATATTGAAATAAATCACCCATCTGTAAATATAAAAGAGTATGAAAAAAGTTTATTAGAAACCTTACAAAAGATAATAAACCAATCACAAACTTTACAAAAATTATTTATAGGTGCTCCTTTAAATAATGAAGATATTGAAAACCTAAAAAATGATTTAATAGAACAAGGTTTAGATACTGAACAGCTTTGTAAAATATTTGATTGTAAATCAAATGATATGGTTGAGATTTTAAGCAATATCATCAATAAAAAAGAGTATAAACTTCCCTTTTTACTTGATAAATTTATAGAAACACATACATTAAACTCAAATCAAATTGAGTTTATAAAAGCTATAAAACACTATATAAAAGAAAAACATAATATTACAAGAAAAGATTTAATGCAAAACCCATTTACAAAATATCATAAAATGGGAATATTAGGTATGTTTAAAGGTAGTCTAATGAATGAATTAGTTGAGATAATAGATGATAAGGAAACTGCTGTATGA
- a CDS encoding rhomboid family intramembrane serine protease has translation MRNSNLTLTNIVIAITVLMYIIQLNINYGGLVLGLNMYMLYEGFWWQPLSTMFAHGGIGHLGMNMFVLYQFGNAVERFRGKTAFFITYFVFGILTSMLSFLYILFLDNQVNLVGASGAICALLGYVALIDPFQRKGIVTWILLISVAPLLIGLPIAWYSHFIGLGIGFLFGGIRRLRKS, from the coding sequence ATGCGAAACAGTAATTTAACTTTAACAAATATAGTAATAGCAATAACAGTATTGATGTATATAATACAACTAAATATAAATTATGGTGGTTTAGTTTTAGGACTAAATATGTATATGCTTTATGAAGGTTTTTGGTGGCAACCACTTTCAACTATGTTTGCTCATGGTGGAATAGGGCATCTTGGTATGAATATGTTTGTTCTTTATCAATTTGGTAATGCTGTTGAGAGATTTAGAGGTAAAACTGCATTTTTTATTACTTATTTTGTATTTGGTATTCTAACTTCTATGTTAAGTTTCTTGTATATTCTATTTTTGGATAATCAAGTAAATTTAGTTGGTGCATCAGGAGCAATATGTGCACTTTTAGGTTATGTTGCATTAATCGACCCTTTTCAAAGAAAAGGAATAGTAACTTGGATATTATTAATCTCAGTTGCACCACTACTAATTGGACTTCCAATTGCTTGGTATTCACACTTTATTGGTTTAGGGATTGGTTTCCTATTTGGTGGTATTAGAAGACTAAGAAAATCATAA
- a CDS encoding relaxase/mobilization nuclease domain-containing protein has protein sequence MVITVNSGSGNLADYLVNGNDNKRDKEKVFILDGDLNLTKQISQNTKYKDKHFHIIVSLKNKYDNETATSIYKDLKKELFDAYREDEVNISAVLHQDTNNTHFHCMIPKKNLLTNTKLDLYFDKRDRKRFELIRDYLDTKYNLASPTVKSLKPTDKTNAITKNWKVDTSLIKTKKDKAQFEEQLLNHINSNLHHFKTHTELLDYLKDTVNIEKFGYDYKNDKFYATIKHNSGTKQRVFSPIFNSGDLKYTLNKNNEKIYEKFNFEEYLYSKKEVDLSSNRLLELRNKLDIENGKYKTHIENRLSNSRQKALNKLNNIEEPKEDLIKSFTPSKSLNYTYPTFISQNKQFFEDLQLLNKSDISKIATKFFNFSEVQREDSFSIIQNNKNKDTFLIYKDKKNNYKFINPATKFAGDTVDFLINACFVPTITPLFIKPIISFVRDLKETLKIISELLLEKILDILSQKFEQKKGVNEDLKSSITPMFDMSPRRDLKPY, from the coding sequence ATGGTAATAACAGTAAATAGTGGTAGTGGAAATCTTGCAGATTATTTAGTAAATGGAAATGACAATAAAAGAGATAAAGAAAAGGTATTTATTTTAGATGGTGATTTAAACCTTACTAAACAAATATCTCAAAATACAAAATATAAAGATAAACATTTTCATATTATTGTTTCACTAAAAAATAAATATGATAATGAAACAGCAACATCTATATATAAAGATTTAAAAAAAGAGTTATTTGATGCTTATAGAGAAGATGAAGTAAATATTAGTGCAGTTTTACACCAAGATACTAACAACACTCATTTTCATTGTATGATACCAAAAAAGAATTTACTAACTAACACAAAACTTGATTTATACTTTGATAAAAGAGATAGAAAGAGATTTGAACTAATAAGAGATTATTTAGATACAAAATACAATTTAGCTTCACCAACAGTAAAGAGTTTAAAACCAACAGATAAAACAAATGCAATTACAAAAAATTGGAAAGTTGATACAAGTTTAATTAAAACTAAAAAAGATAAAGCACAATTTGAAGAACAACTATTAAATCATATAAACTCAAATTTACATCATTTTAAAACCCATACAGAATTATTGGATTACCTAAAAGATACAGTCAATATTGAAAAATTTGGTTATGACTATAAAAATGACAAATTCTATGCAACAATAAAACACAATTCAGGAACAAAACAAAGGGTATTTAGTCCTATTTTTAATAGTGGTGATTTGAAATATACTCTAAATAAAAATAATGAAAAGATATATGAGAAGTTTAATTTTGAGGAGTATTTATATTCAAAAAAAGAAGTTGATTTAAGTTCAAACAGATTATTAGAATTAAGAAATAAACTTGATATAGAAAATGGAAAATATAAAACCCATATTGAAAATAGACTATCAAATTCAAGACAAAAAGCACTTAATAAGTTAAATAATATTGAAGAGCCAAAAGAAGATTTAATTAAATCATTTACACCTTCAAAAAGTTTAAATTATACATACCCTACTTTTATATCTCAAAACAAACAATTTTTTGAAGATTTACAGCTTTTAAATAAATCTGACATTTCAAAAATTGCTACCAAATTTTTTAATTTTTCAGAGGTTCAAAGAGAAGATAGTTTTTCTATTATTCAAAATAATAAAAATAAAGATACTTTTTTAATCTATAAAGATAAAAAGAATAATTATAAGTTTATAAATCCTGCTACAAAATTTGCAGGTGATACAGTGGATTTTTTAATAAATGCTTGTTTTGTTCCAACCATTACACCACTTTTTATAAAACCAATTATTAGTTTTGTGAGAGATTTAAAAGAAACTCTTAAAATCATTTCAGAACTTTTACTTGAAAAGATTTTAGATATTTTATCTCAAAAATTTGAACAAAAAAAAGGAGTCAATGAAGATTTAAAATCTTCAATAACTCCTATGTTTGATATGTCTCCTAGAAGGGATTTGAAACCTTATTAA
- a CDS encoding replication initiation protein: MIEKKLYKPRSLIFCKDRTNHKERIIYNYLLFRLKQEKQDILKEKNEVEQIGYRYKGHYLKITFKELREHLNLTKKKDIIKMFDNLRQIDVNIQFLNESNLNIGRKDKTKFTAKLIGDIKEYNSEDGFFELTFSPIIVDLVIDTKDYTLLLIKDLIKFKSKYSLIIYEILKSSYVPHFNNNKPLKMSLYDFKSLLNVENYNISNLKQRVLNKAKIEIKKETNYSFEYKFLTGDVGKSFQYIELIFDTKNSIKNESFIENKKVKNLTQKELAFLIKNKLPQNLYIEQLNEEIKELQKALSIQTKKANQAIDELDSNYQENLELPIEDFDNFDYEELDNEVCF; encoded by the coding sequence TTGATAGAAAAGAAACTCTACAAACCAAGAAGTCTCATTTTTTGTAAAGATAGAACTAATCACAAAGAAAGAATTATTTATAATTATTTACTATTTAGATTAAAGCAAGAAAAACAAGATATTTTAAAAGAGAAAAATGAAGTTGAACAAATAGGATATAGATATAAAGGACACTATTTAAAAATCACCTTCAAAGAATTAAGAGAACATTTAAATCTCACAAAGAAAAAAGACATTATAAAAATGTTTGATAATTTAAGACAAATAGATGTGAATATACAATTTTTAAATGAATCTAACTTAAACATTGGAAGAAAAGATAAAACTAAATTCACTGCAAAACTTATTGGTGATATTAAAGAATATAATAGTGAAGATGGCTTCTTTGAATTGACATTTTCACCTATAATTGTTGATTTAGTAATTGATACAAAGGACTATACTCTTTTACTTATCAAAGACTTAATAAAATTTAAATCAAAATATTCACTTATTATATATGAGATACTAAAATCTTCTTATGTTCCTCATTTTAACAATAATAAACCTTTGAAAATGAGTTTATATGATTTTAAATCATTGCTAAATGTTGAGAATTATAATATTTCTAATTTAAAACAAAGAGTTTTAAACAAAGCCAAAATTGAAATTAAAAAAGAAACTAATTATTCTTTTGAATACAAATTTTTAACTGGTGATGTGGGCAAAAGTTTTCAATATATAGAACTTATATTTGATACAAAAAATTCTATAAAAAATGAAAGTTTCATAGAGAATAAAAAAGTTAAAAATTTAACACAAAAAGAATTAGCTTTTTTAATAAAAAATAAACTCCCTCAAAATCTATATATTGAACAATTAAATGAGGAAATTAAAGAACTTCAAAAAGCTTTATCTATTCAAACAAAAAAAGCAAATCAAGCAATAGATGAGTTAGACTCTAATTATCAAGAAAACCTTGAATTACCTATTGAAGATTTTGATAACTTTGATTATGAAGAACTAGATAATGAAGTGTGTTTTTGA
- a CDS encoding class I SAM-dependent DNA methyltransferase: MFVRSEVKSKIDSIWNKFWSGGIANPLDAIQQITALIFLKLLNENDNKAILQSSFTGENYVSIFENDKMAKWDNFKELDSETMLETIRDNAFPFIKKYNEGSEFNKSLKDLAFIITKPSLLSETVDGIDQIFNILEEDEEGFMDSLGDMYEYLLSEISSSGKNGQFRTPRHIIQMITSLVNPQIGEKVFDPSCGTAGFLVSAYSHMLQPYTEKGGKLGANLTDTNLWDKLSNETFYGNDSDISMIRISMMNMMLHDISNPHIKQADTLSKGYNEKDMYQVVLANPPFKGSIDKEDQNENFSITSTKTELLFLDLIERVLDIGGRCGVIIPDGVLFGSSKAHKTLRKNLLEKNELKAVISMPSGVFKPYAGVSTAVLVFVKGGTTSKVWFYDMEADGYSLDDKRNKIEQNDIPDILEQYTKKDNEDYKDTKKHFFVDIKDIKDNDYDLSINRYKTIEYEEVEYVPTEEILAEIESLSSDINKDLGELKSLI, from the coding sequence ATGTTTGTAAGAAGTGAAGTAAAAAGTAAAATTGATAGTATTTGGAATAAATTTTGGAGTGGTGGAATTGCTAATCCACTTGATGCAATACAACAAATAACAGCACTAATATTTTTAAAACTTTTAAATGAAAATGATAATAAAGCTATTTTACAAAGTTCATTTACTGGTGAAAATTATGTTTCTATATTTGAAAATGACAAAATGGCTAAATGGGATAACTTCAAAGAGTTAGATAGTGAAACTATGCTTGAAACTATTAGAGATAATGCTTTTCCTTTTATTAAGAAATACAATGAAGGAAGTGAGTTTAATAAATCACTTAAAGATTTAGCTTTTATTATTACAAAACCATCTTTATTAAGTGAAACAGTTGATGGAATTGACCAAATATTTAATATCCTTGAAGAAGATGAAGAAGGGTTTATGGATAGTTTAGGAGATATGTATGAATATCTTTTAAGTGAAATAAGTTCAAGTGGTAAAAATGGACAATTTAGAACTCCAAGACATATAATTCAAATGATAACTTCTCTTGTAAATCCTCAAATTGGTGAAAAAGTTTTTGACCCAAGTTGTGGAACAGCAGGATTTTTAGTAAGTGCTTATTCTCATATGCTTCAACCATACACAGAAAAAGGTGGAAAACTAGGAGCTAATTTAACAGATACTAATTTATGGGATAAACTATCAAATGAAACATTCTATGGAAATGACAGTGATATTTCAATGATTAGAATTTCAATGATGAATATGATGTTGCACGATATTTCTAATCCTCATATAAAACAAGCTGATACACTTTCAAAAGGTTATAATGAAAAAGATATGTATCAAGTAGTTTTAGCTAATCCACCATTTAAAGGAAGTATAGATAAGGAAGATCAAAATGAGAACTTCTCAATTACTTCAACTAAAACAGAACTTCTATTTTTAGACTTAATTGAAAGAGTTTTAGATATTGGTGGTAGATGTGGGGTTATTATCCCTGATGGTGTTTTATTTGGAAGTAGTAAAGCCCATAAGACACTTAGAAAAAACCTTTTAGAGAAGAATGAGTTAAAAGCTGTTATTTCTATGCCAAGTGGAGTATTTAAACCTTATGCAGGAGTATCAACAGCTGTTTTAGTTTTTGTAAAAGGTGGAACTACTTCAAAAGTTTGGTTCTATGATATGGAAGCAGATGGATATAGTTTAGATGACAAAAGAAATAAAATTGAACAAAATGATATACCTGATATTTTAGAACAATATACTAAAAAAGATAATGAAGATTATAAAGATACTAAAAAACATTTCTTTGTTGATATTAAAGATATTAAAGATAATGACTATGACTTATCAATCAATAGATATAAAACTATTGAATATGAAGAAGTTGAATATGTTCCAACAGAAGAAATTTTAGCTGAAATTGAGAGTTTATCAAGTGATATAAATAAAGATTTAGGTGAGTTGAAAAGTTTAATATAA
- a CDS encoding plasmid mobilization protein encodes MRKFLKVGMSENLYSLLQSNANSLDITLSKYCREVLKNGYIVKSNNDYGLVLYHLNKIGNNINQIARFANANKSLDIQIYNQLLEIENYLKELSNGNNSK; translated from the coding sequence ATGAGAAAATTTCTAAAAGTTGGTATGAGTGAAAATTTATATAGTTTATTACAATCAAATGCAAATAGTTTAGATATCACACTTTCAAAATATTGTAGAGAAGTTCTAAAAAATGGCTATATAGTTAAATCAAATAATGATTATGGTTTGGTATTGTATCACTTGAACAAAATAGGTAATAATATAAATCAAATAGCAAGATTTGCAAATGCTAATAAGAGTTTAGATATTCAAATTTATAATCAACTTTTAGAAATTGAAAACTATTTAAAGGAATTATCAAATGGTAATAACAGTAAATAG